The stretch of DNA CGGTGAAGTAGTCGTAAGTGCCGGAGTCAACGCCGGCGCCGAACAGGTGGATTTCGCGGTCCGGCCAGGAGGCACGAACCTGGTTCCACTTGGTGACCTTGCCCTGCGCATCCGGCGCCCACATCGTTTTCAACTCGGCCACCGTGATCTTGTCGGCCCAGGTGGCCTTGGGGTGCACGGCGATGGCAATGCCGTCGTAGGCAATCGGCAGCTCGACGTATTCGACGCCCGACTTGGCGCAGGCGGCCACTTCGGTGGCGCTGATCGGACGCGAGGCGTCGCTGATGTCGATTTCGCCGCGGCAGAACTTCTGAAAGCCGCCGCCGGTGCCGGAGATACCCACGGTCACGCGCGCGGACTTGTCGGCCTTCTGGAATTCTTCCGCGACCGCCTCGCTGATCGGAAAGACCGTGCTGGACCCATCGAGGGACACAAGGGCAGGGCCGGCCGCCGGCGTGCCGGTTGAGGTGGAACCGCCGCCGCCACAGGCGGCCAGCGTGAGAGTCAGCACCACGACGGGTGCCATGTGTCGAATGGGTAACAGCAACATGGTCCCTAGCGTACACGCCGGGGGTTTCGCGGTAGTTTCTGGCGTGTTAACTCTGTGTTAACGGCCTTGAGGCCCTTCCGGTAGGGGATCTTCTCGATGCGGATCTTCCGGTCGAGCGCGTCTTCGAGCGCCCGCGCCTGCTTGCGCGCGGCCCAGACCTCCAGCTCGGCATCACCGACCGCCTGCACGTTGATGCGCAGTTCGCCCAGCCGCTCGCGCACTTCGAGGCCCCGGACGACGCCGTGGCGGCTGCGGTCGAGGGTCTCGGCGAGGCGGAGAAACGCCGACAGCACCTCGACTGTGTGCCGGCGCGGCTTACTGAGATCCTGCTGACCGACGTGGTCGTCCTTGGGCGTGGCGCGGCGGTGATAGCGCGCCACCAGCGCCATGATGTCGATCTCCTCCGGCTCGAACCCGCGCAGGTCGCCGTTCTTGATCAGGTAGTACGAGTGCCGATGGTGCTTCTCGTAGCTGATGTGGTTGCCGATGTCGTGGAGGAAGCCGGCATACTCCAGCCACTCGCGCTCGCGATCGCCCAGGCCATGAATCCGCTTGGTGAAGTCGAACATCGTCAGGGCCAGCGCGGCCACCTGGCGCGAGTGTTCCGCTTCCCATCGGCAGCGTTCGGCGAGTTCGACCACCGACCGGCGGCGGACATCCGGATACGAATCCACGCGCGCGATGTGCCGGCGGTGGCCGTGGATGTAGTCCAGCAGCACGCCTTCGCGGAGCGCGAGGTCGCACAGCGTGATCTCGTCGGCGCCCAGCTTCTTGAGCACCGTGTCGAGCAGGATGACGCCGGCCACCATCAGATCCGCGCGGCGGGGATCCTGGCCGAGCAGGTGCATCCGCTCTTCCAAATCCATGTCGAGGGCGGTCTTCCGAAGGCGCCGTAAGCTCTTGGCCGGCACCCGCAGGTTGCGCACTTCCTGCGGCGGCGTGCCGCGGTCCATCGCCGTGGCTACGGTGCCGAGCGACAGGATGGTGCCCGACGTGCCGATCACGCGGTCGTAGCCGGCCTCGACAATGGTCTCGAGGTAGCGGTCCACTTGTTCGCCGATGAACTCGGTCATCTTGCGCTCGTCGCGGGTCGAAATCGGATCGGAGTCCACGAACCGCTCGGTCAGGCGGATGACGCCGATCTTGAAGCTGCGCGCGAACTCGACCTCGCGGCCGCTGCCGCGCGTGATCTCGACGCTGCCGCCGCCGATGTCGATCACCACCGCCGGCTTCGGCGTATCGACGCCGTAGACCGCCGCCAGGTGGATCAGCCGCGCTTCTTCGGTGCCGGTGATGAGGCGGGCGCGGATGCCGGTCTTCCGCTCGATCTCCTTGAGGAAGGCGCCGCCATTCTCCGCCTCGCGCGTGGCGCTGGTCGCCACCGCGAGAATCTCATCGACCTGGTGCGAGGTGGCCAGGCGCTGGAACTTCGACAACGCCTGGAGCGCCGCGTTCATCGATTCGGGCGTCAGCTTCTTGCCGTCGAGGCCGCCGGCACCCAGCCGGACCATTTCCTTTTCGCGGTCCACGACCTCGAACGAGAAGTCCGGCCGTACGCGAACCACAATCATGTGGACCGAATTGGTGCCGATGTCGATGGCAGCTAGGCGCATGGGCAAAGGGGATAGTGGTGGACCTGCCCTGAGCGAGGAGCCGCCCCGGCTTGCCGGCTCGACTCCGAGTCGAAGGGTATAATCGGAAGTTCATCCTAGCATGGAGCGTTCAGCCCTCTCCGTCGCCATGGTCCGCCAACGCCTGGTGTCGCTGCTCACCGCGATGCCCGCGGCGCAGTCAGGCGACGAGACGTCGGTGCACCAGGCCCGCGTGGCGTCGCGACGGTTGCGCGAGGTCCTGCCGGTGCTGGGCGCCAGTGCCGACGGCCAGGCGCTGGACCGCGTTGATCGCCGTGTCCGCCGCATTACCCGCGCGCTGGGCCCGGTCCGCGAACTGGATGTCGCCCTCCTGCTGCTGGCCGAGCTCGAAGGCCGCGGCGACGCGGCGGCCCGCGCCATCAACCGAGTCCGCGCCGCGGTGGTTGCCGAGCGCCTGGAGCGACGGCGGGAGATGCTCGACGAAATCACCCCGTCCCGCCTCGACACACTGCGCAAGCGGCTGGTCGATGTCGCCGCCCCGGACACCCATCCCGCGGTGCCCGCCGACGCGGTGGCCGAAGCCGCGGAGCGGTCCGCCACCCGCGCGCGGCGGATGGGCGCCGCCATCGAGCACGCCGGCGGCATCTACCTGCCGGACCGGTTGCATCGCGTCCGCATCGCCGCCAAGAAGCTGCGATACGCCATCGAGATCCAGCGCGAGCTGATGCACTCGCGATCCCGGGCGCACCTTGGCCGGTTGCGCACGCTGCAGGATCTGCTGGGCCGCATGCACGACCTCGAGACCCTGATCGAGCGGGCCCGCGCCGTGCAGGCGTCGCTCGCCGCGCGCGACCGTCGCGGCATGGCCGAACTCGATTCGCTCATTCGCGTGCTGGAGGATGAGTGCCGCGAAGGGCACGCCGCCTACATGCACGCGCGGCCGCACCTCATCAAGATGTGTGAGGCCGTCATCGACACCGCCGGGCAATCCCGCTCGACTGCGGCGTAACCCCAAGGATGTCATGGCCGCTACTATCGAGCTCTACCTCGTTCGGCACGGCGTTGCCGCCGAGCGCGGGCCGAAGTATCCCGACGACCGCCTGCGTCCGCTGACGCCAGCCGGCGTCAAGAAGTTCGCCGCGTCCGTCCCCGGCCTCCTCGAACTCGACGTCGTCATCGACTTCGTGCTGACCAGCCCCCTGGTGCGTGCGCGCGAGACGGCCACCTTGCTGGCGTCGGGGCTCAAGCCGAAGCCCGCCATCGCGGAGGTGGAGGCGTTGGCGCCGGGCGGCCGGTATCAGGCGGTGGTGGAAGCCATCAAGACCCACGCCAAGCAGCACCGCCGGCTGGCGCTGGTGGGCCACGAGCCCGACCTGGGTGAGCTGGCCGCGCGCCTGCTCGGCGCACGAGGCACCATCGCGTTCAAGAAGGGCGCGATTTGCGCCATCGACGTGGACGGCGCCACGCCCGGCGGGCCCGGCACGCTGCGCTGGTTCCTCACGCCCCGCGCCCTCCGCGCCCTCGCCCCTTGATGAACGCGACCGTCGTCATCAACCCGATTGCCGGGCCGGGCCGCGTGCGCACCCTCGACTCGTGTATTGCGCTCGCCAAGGAGGCGCTGGCCCGCGGCGGGTTCGCGGCCGACGTGCGCATCACCGCCGGACCGGCTGATGCCGAACGGTTTGCGACCGAGGCTCTCACGGCCGGTCATCAACTGGTTGTGGCGTGGGGCGGCGACGGAACGGTGAACGGCGTGGGTGCCGCCCTGGCAGGCACGCGCGTGCCCCTGGCCATCATCCCGGGCGGTTCGGGCAACGGCCTCGCGCGTGACCTCGGGGTGCCGCTCGATGTCGCCGCGGCGTTCCGGGTCGCGGCGTCAGGTGCGAACCGCGCCATCGATGCCGGCGACCTGGACGGCTCGCTGTTTTTCAACGTGGCCGGCATCGGCTTGGATGCGCGCATTGCGGTTCGACTGGCCGAGCCGGGCGCACGACGCGGGCTGCTCGGTTACGTCGTGGCCACGGTCCGCGAGGTGTCAACCTACCGCGCCAGCGAGTACTCGATCGCCGTGTCAGACGGCAGGAGTCCGGCCGTGTTCTCGACGCCGGCGCTGTTCATCGCCATGGCCAACTCCCGCCAGTACGGCAACGGCGCGCAAATCGCGCCGCATGCCCGTCTCGACGATGGCCAACTGGACGTGGTCGTCGTGAAGCCGCAATCGGTGCTGAGCATGGCGTCACGCATACCGGCGTTCTTTCGCGGGACGCTGCAGGCCGACGACAAGGTGCTGATGCGAACCGCTGCCGCGGTGGACATCTCGTCGGACCAAGCGATCTCATTTCATGTCGACGGGGAGCCGCGAAACGGCTCAACCACGGTCGAGCTTCGGACGCGGCCGCTAGCCCTGCTAGTTCGCGTTAAACCCTGACTTATCAATTAGTTCTCGCATTTGACCGAGAACTTGTCGCCTAGAATTTACACCCGCGCTGCCGGACTTCAGGTCAGCATGGTAAGAGCCATGGACGCTTTTACCAAGAAGCTTCAATTCCACGAACACACGCGCCGGTATTCGATTCTCATGACGACTGATGGCTGGGAGGTTCGCGAAGAGCGCGACAGCCAGGTCGTGCGCCAGGCGCACTACCAGGACTGGCACCGCGTGGAGCGCGCGCAGCGATCGATCTCGATCGAGCTGGACGAGCTCCGCACCAAGGGCTGGGCCGAGGTGAACTGAGAAGTGTCTACTTCTCGGTTTCGATGAATCGATAGCCCAGGCCGACGACGGTTTCGATTTGCTTGCCGGCGGCGCCGAGCTTGCTGCGCAGCCGGCCGACGTGTACATCCACCGACCGTGTCTCGATCATGCGGTCGTAGCCCCACACCCGTTCAAGCAGGCGATCGCGCGAGAGCACGCGATTGCGGTTCTCTACGAGGTACCGCAGCAGTTCGTATTCGCGCCGGGTCAACCGCACTGGAACGCCGTCCACGGCAATCGAGATCGCGTCGAAATCGGCGACGAGGTGTTGTCCCCGATAGATGGGTGGCGGGCCCGCTTCTTCCGGCCGGCCGCGGCGGAGCACCGCGCGGACACGGGCGGCGAGCTCGCGCGGGCTGAAGGGCTTGGTGACGTAGTCGTCGGCGCCGGCATCGAGCCCGACGACGCGGTCGCCTTCGCTGCTCCGGGCCGTGAGCATGATGATGGGGGTCCTGGCGGTCGCGGGCCGGCCTCGGAGGAGGCGGCACACTTCGAGGCCGCCCAGCACGGGCAGGTTGAGGTCCAGGATGATCAGGTCCACCGGCTGCTCGCCGGCCAGCTTCAATGCCTGGTCGCCGCTCTCCGCCACCTCGACGATTGCGTCACCGCTGCGCTCGAGCGTGTGCTTGACCAGGCCGGCAATGTCTTTTTCGTCTTCGACCACCAGCACGCGGGTCTTCTCGGTCGCGCGTCCTGATGCCGTGGTCCGAGAGCGGCTGGTCATCTGAGTTGCCGGTTCCATTGCCCTCAACGGTAACGGTTGGAGATTTCTAGCCGGTGACGGAGGCGTTAATTCTGAGTTACCAATCCGGCCGTCCGGTGATCGTGGACCGCGGTCGTAATTCACGGCGGCGTTACCCGCCCGTGATCGCCGCGTCATGGCGGCGCCGTACCCTGTGGTTCCAGCATGACCATCAGCGTCATCGTCTGCGCCTACAACGAAGAGGGCTACATCGCCCCGTGCCTGCAGTCGCTGCGATCGCAGAGCCGGCTGCCTGACGAAATCATCGTCATCGACAACGCGAGCTCGGATCGGACGGGGCAGGTGGCCCGCCAGGTGCGCGGCGTGCGCGTGGTCGACGAGCCGCGGAAGGGCCTGGTCATCGCCCGCGAGCGCGGCCGGCAAGAGGCGCGCGGCGACGTGCTCGTGTATGTCGATGCCGATTGCCGGGCGCCGCGGACCTGGCTGGAGCGGATCGCGCGGCGCTTCGCCGGCGATCCCGGCCTGATCGCGCTGTCGGGCAACTACCGCTTCTACGATTGGGACTGGTTGGGACGGACGCTGCTGCGCGCCTACGATTTCACTCTGGGCCCGGCCACCCACGTCCTCGTGAAATACGTGCTGCGGATCGGCGTGGTGTTCTACGGCGGCAACTTCGCGGTGAGGCGCGAGGCGCTCGACGGTATTGGCGGGTTCGACACCACGATCGAGTTTCACGGCGAAGACACCAACCTCGGCCGCCGGCTGTCGCGTATCGGTCGCGTCGAGCTGCGCTACGACTGCTACCTCGAGACCTCGGCGCGGCGCTACAACGCGATGGGGAAGGGCGCCGTGTTCCGGCTGTATGCGCGGAACTTCGTGTCGGAGCTGTTGCATCACCGCCCCAAAGATAGGGCGCACCTCGACGTCCGCCCGTAGAGTTTGCCGGAACGACAAGGCCAGGCCACAGGTTCGTCATGCGCTTGAGGCATTCTGCCTTTCAAGAGCAGTGACGGAAGGACTGATGGATCCAGTTAGCGGAGGTGAGCGGTGAAACTCGACACACACGTCCACACATTCCACTCCGGCCGCGCGACCGTGTTCCCCTTCAACCATTTCATGCGCGAGTGTTACAACACGCCCGAGAGCGTGCACGACACCGCCAAGCGGCGCGGCATGGATCTGGTCACCGTGACCGACCATGACCAAATCAGCGGCGCCCTCGCGATTGCCGACCGGCCGGATGTGCTGGTCGGCTGCGAGGTGACGGCAGAGTTCGCGGATGCGGACCTGTGCGTTCACCTCAACGTTCTTGACATCACCCCGGCTCAGCACGACGAGATCCAGCGGCTCAGGAACGACGTGCGGCAGTTGATGCCGTACCTCAGCCAACAAGGTGTCTACACGTCTCTCAACCACGTGGCCTCAGGCATCAACGGCCCGCTCACGGCCGGCCACCTGGCGGCAATTCTGCCGTGGGTCGATGGCCTCGAAGTGATCAACGGCACCCGCCTCCCCTCGCAGAACCGCACGGCGATGTGCCTGGCGCGGGCCACCGGCAAGCACGTGCTCGGTGGCGGCGACTCCCACACCGGTCGCGGCATCGGACTGACCTGGACCGAAGTGCCGGGTGCGCGCACCCGTGAGGAGTTCATGGCGGGTCTCCGCGCCGGTCGGGCGATCGCCGGTGGTGACCACGGCGGCCACCGCACGATGCTCTCCGACATGTGGCGCTTCGCCGGCAACTTCATGACCGAAGCGGTGGCGACCACCGTCACGCGTCCGGCCGACTGGCGCGGTTACGCCTGCACGTTCGGCGGCATCCTGGGGCTGCCGGTCATGCCGCTGGTGATGGCCGGCGCGTTCATGCATTTCATCCACGAACAGCGGTTCAACCGGGATCTGCTGTATGACTTGCTCGCGAAGCCCGCGGAAGCGGCGCGGGTCGCGGGTGTGCTCGCGGCGTAGGGTGGGCGCGGTCGCGTCGCGACCGCGTGGGGCTCGCGCCTTCGGCGCTCGTCGGGCTCGCGGCTCCGCCGCTCGTCGGGGTCGCTCGCTCCTGGGGAAAAGGCATTTCCCCACGAGGCGCGCAGCGCCGAGCCCCACGAGGTCCGAAGGACCGAGCCCTACGAAGGCGCGCGCCCTACCACAACCCCAGCCATTTCCACCACGCCGCGCCCGCGGTGAGCCAGATCACGATGTTCGCCACCGAGGTGACGAAGCCGACCTTCCACCAGTCGCTGCGCGACACGTAGCCCACCCCAAACAGGATCGGCCCGGTCGTGGTCCCGTAGTGGGTGAGGCCGGCGGTGAGGTTGGCGGTGCACAGCAGGCTGTAGACCGCCAGCGGCGGCGGCACGCCGATGCCGATCAGCACCGCCACGAACGGCGGGAACATCGCCAGCATGTGCGCGGTGATGCTGGCGAAGAAGTAATGCGCGTAGAAGTAGATGATCAGGATGCCGACGAGCACGATGGCCCACGGGATGCCGACGAAGAGGCCGCCGACGTGTTCGGCCAGCACGCGCGTGGATCCGGTGTCGTTGAGCAGCTCGCCCATGCGCAGCATGCCGCCGTACCAGACGAACACGTCCCACGCCGACCGTTCGCTGGCGGCGGTCTGCCAGCTCAGGGTGCCCGACGAGAGCAGCACGGCGATGCCGACCAGCGCCACGAACGTGACATCCAGGCGATGCCAGGCGGAGGTGATCCACATGACGCCAACGCCGCTGAACACCAGGAGCGTCACCCATTCGTCGCGGCTGAGCGGCCCCATCTTCTTGAGCTCGGCGGCGGCGAAGATCGGCGCCTCCGGCGTGCGGGTGACCTCTGGTGTGAGTATGCGATACGCGATCCACGGCACCACGGCGCACGACAGCAGGCCCGGCACAATGGCGGCGACGAACCAGCTCGCCCAGGTCACCTCGACGTTGGCCAGCTTCAGCGCGAGGTTGGCGCCCAGCAGGTTGCTGGCCTGGCCGGTGAGGAACATCGCGCACGCCACCGCCGAGCCCTGATACATGGCGGCGATCAGGAATGCGCCCAGCCGCTTGGCGCTCGGACCGGGGTGGGAATCGAACAGCTCAGCGATGCTGCGCGCGATCGGCAGCACCATGCCGGCGCTCCGCGCGGTGATCGAGGGCACGCCGGAGGCGAGCGTGACGTCGGTCATCTGCAGCGCGTAGGCGACGCCCAGCGACGTGCGCCCGACCGCGCGCACGAACAGCAGGGCGATGCGGCGCGCCAGGCCGCAGTCGAGCATCACCTTGGCGATCAGCATGGCGATGATGACCAGCCACACCGAGGGCGCGGCGAACCCGCCCAGCACCTGCGGCATCGGCGTGCCGTTGGCGACCATGGCCGTGAGGCCCATCAGCACCAGCGCCGACGCCGGCAGCGGCTCGGTCACCATCCCGGCGATCACGCAGATGAAGATCGCCGTCTGCCGCCACCCCTGTGGCGTGATGGTGGCGGGGGCCGGAATCAGGTGGGCGAGGACGAGATAGAGGACAACGAGCGCGGCCAGGCCGCGAGTGCGCGACATTTGGGCTGAATTCTATACGCAGATGCCATCACCAGGGCCGCAGATGACACTGATGACGCGGATCAGTTCAACGCCGAATCACAGGGAGCCACGCTCCCATGGACCGGTGATCGCGACCGTGAACCCGGGCGTCTGGATGTTGAGGAACAGCCACCGGCCATCGGGACTGAACGTGGCGCCGGCGAACTCGCCGCTTCGGAAGTCGCCCGCGATGCCGTTCCGCTCACCGCCGAGGACGATGTTGTTCCGCACAAAGCGGACGATCTTGCCGTCGCGCGTGAGGCCGTGCACGCACGGATTGGCCGTGCCGTCCTCGCACAGTACCAGCCCGCCGCGCGGACTGACCACGAGGTTGTCAGGCATGTTCAGCACCTCGGCACCGGGTGACTCGTAGACCAGGCGGATGGCCTGGTTGCGAATGTCGAGTTCCCACACCTGCCCCATCTTGGCGTCGCCGCCCTCGGTACTGGTCACGAACACGCGGCCGCTGCCGTACCACGCCCCCTCGAGGCGGCCGAAGATGGCGCCGCCCTTCTCCAGTCCCTGTGCGAACACGCCGCCCGTGTCGAAGGCGGCGGGGTCGACGTGCGCCTTGTCTGGCTGCTCGATCAGCACCCAGTGGATGCCTAGCGTCTGGCCGGCTCGCTGGCCTTGTCGGAGATCCGCGCGGGGCCGGCCATCGACGGCCAACATCTCCAGGCGCCCACCGTCGGCGAGGCGCCGCGGTGACCGCGGTGTGAAGCGATACAGGCCCGCACGCCGCCGGTCTTCCGTTTGGTAGACGATGCTGGTTTCCGGATCGACGGCGACGGCTTCGTGGAAGAAACGCCCCATTGCGACCAGCGGCTCCAAGGTCGGTGTGCCGTCGACGGGCACTTCGAAGACATAGCCGTGCGGTCGCCGCAGCGAGGGATCCTCGGCTGGCCCGAGCGTCGTCTCTTCGCAGCTCAGCCAGCTGTTCCACGGCGTCATGCCGCCGGCGCAGTTGCGCAAGGTGCCGGCGAGGCTGGTGCGCGAACTGGTCAAGAGGCCCGTGACGGGATTGAAGATGAGGGTGGTCGTGCCGCCGCCCGCCCGCTCGTCGTAGGCGATCGACGAATCGAACGCCGGGCCGGGGTCCAGTTCGTGATTGCGTATCAGGACGACGGTGCCGTTGGCGCCGGCAAACGCGGCCATGCCGTCGTGCCTGCCGGGCGTGCGCCTGCCGGAATCGAGCGGATCGCCGATCCAGCCCAACGAGCGGTAACGAAACCCGTCCGGCAACTGGAGCAGCGGGAGCCCGGTGGTCTCATCGTTCACCGGGCGCAGCGGCCCGTATCCGATGTCGTCGGGCGCGAGCCGGCCGGCCGCGGCGGGGCGCCACAGCGCCTCGAGCGGAACGGTGACGGCGGCGCCGCCGATGAGCGCCGCGTGCCTCAAGAATTCGCGTCGGGGCGTCGTCATGGCGCCCGAGTGTAGCCAGCGGGCGTTGCGACTGCAAGACGGTTCAGCGACGCGGTGTTGTCGAAAGCACCTGCGCGAACTCCTCGTAATGATCCGTGGCGATGAAGTCGACGCCGGCGCTGAAGGCCGCCGCCAGCGTGCGCGCGCCCACGTCCGGATCCTTCGTGTCGTGGGAGACGACGCTCCGCCCGACACCGATTCGTCAGCCGGCCGTCAACGAAACGTCAAGAGCGCCCGGTAGTCTTGACCCACCTCCGTTGTCCTGCTGCAGACCGGCGACGATCGGCAGCAGGACGTTTTTTCCATCAGGCTTACGACACCAGGCTGCCGGGCGTGCCGGCCTGCACGACGCGCGTCGCGGCCGTTCGCGCGGCGCCGCCGCGGATGGTCACCTTGTCAATCACGCGGAAGTCCGCCTGCATCGTCTTGGGCGTGGCCGTGCACGCGATGTAGCCGCGCTTGTTGCTGTGATAGGTGAGATGCGGATTGTCTCTTGCGCCGGCATTGCAGGCTTGTTTCGATCGGTATTGCCGCGTATCCAACACGTGCAGGTCGATCAGGTTCCCGAAGCGCAGGCGCCGATGCAGCGGCAAATGCGGTCCGTTCGGACGAATTCCGTTGGACATGCGCGCACGATAACGCTGTTCGATGACAAGTCCGCGACGTGGCGGACGGTGGCGGGGCTAGCGCCAGCCGTTGTCGGAGATCAACGCGCGAACGCGTCGATCGATGTCATCGACGATGCCGCGGACCACGGCTGCGGGTTGCCCCTTCGGATCGGCAAGCGGCCAGTCGTCTCGCCTGGCGCCGGGCACGACCGGACACTCGTCGCCGCAGCCCATCGTGATCAGCCACTGCGCCTGGTTCGCGAGGTCGTCGGTGAGCTTCTGTGGTTTCTGGCCGGACAGGTCGATGCCCATCTCACGCAACAGCGCGACAACTTCCGGGTGCACATGATCAGCGGGCTGGGTGCCGGCCGAGATGGCGCGCGCCTTGAGCGGATCCGCGAGGCGATTGAAGAGGGCAGCGGCGATCTGCGACCGGCCCGCGTTGTGCACGCAGGCGAACAGGACGGTGGTCACGACGCCTTGCGGGCGACCTGCAGCCGCCGTTCGTCCTTGGCGCTGACCTCGGCATGCGAGAGCGCGTGCAGGGCAGCGGCAACGACGGCGGCGATCACGGGGTTCTCGATGGGGGTCAGCCGATAGTGCATCCAGATGCCGGCGCGCCGTGCGTCCACCAGGCCCGCCTTGCGCAAGTAGGCGAGATGG from Vicinamibacterales bacterium encodes:
- a CDS encoding alkaline phosphatase D family protein; its protein translation is MSNGIRPNGPHLPLHRRLRFGNLIDLHVLDTRQYRSKQACNAGARDNPHLTYHSNKRGYIACTATPKTMQADFRVIDKVTIRGGAARTAATRVVQAGTPGSLVS
- a CDS encoding arsenate reductase ArsC, encoding MTTVLFACVHNAGRSQIAAALFNRLADPLKARAISAGTQPADHVHPEVVALLREMGIDLSGQKPQKLTDDLANQAQWLITMGCGDECPVVPGARRDDWPLADPKGQPAAVVRGIVDDIDRRVRALISDNGWR
- a CDS encoding metalloregulator ArsR/SmtB family transcription factor, with the protein product MTQKASCCSATPAPKVKNLDALTQVYSALADATRLRILALLRDGEVCVCDIHASLDVPQPTASRHLAYLRKAGLVDARRAGIWMHYRLTPIENPVIAAVVAAALHALSHAEVSAKDERRLQVARKAS